The Nitrospirota bacterium genome includes the window TTATTTAGGGTGGACAAAAGCCCCTATTGTTAAACTTGAATCAGGATTTAGATACTATCTAAAAGTGTTTGATTATGAAATTAAACGTTTTCTATGCTGGAGACTAGACTTAGCAATCCGCTATGCACCGGTATGTAGAATAATAAAGCGTTATGGTTACAGTGGATCTTCTATCTTAGAAATAGGATCTGGCTCCGTAGGGTTAACGTCTTCTCTCAGAAAAAAAGTGATTGGGATAGATCTTAATTTCGATGGAATTAAGTTGGGGTATCTGCAAGGTTGTAAGGCAAGTGCAGAAAAATTGCCCTTTCCTAGTAGAAGTTTTGATTTCGTAATCTCAATGGATATGTTAGAACATATTGCACCGGAAAATCGTGAAGAAGTACTTTATGAAATCTTGAGATGTTCTAGAAGGTATGCAGTGATAGGGATACCTTGTAGCATTTCTTCAGAGAGGGCTGACTATTTAATAAACAAGGTTTATTTAAAAAGGACGGGTCGCGAATATAGTGGATTTACAGAACATATGAAAAATGGTTTGCCAAACCATAAAGAAATTACAGATATGATAATTAACGTTTTGATGAGGTTAAATAGATCTTATAGGATAAAAATAGAAAACAATTTTAATTTAAAAACATGGTAT containing:
- a CDS encoding class I SAM-dependent methyltransferase; amino-acid sequence: MSKVNLLKNYLGWTKAPIVKLESGFRYYLKVFDYEIKRFLCWRLDLAIRYAPVCRIIKRYGYSGSSILEIGSGSVGLTSSLRKKVIGIDLNFDGIKLGYLQGCKASAEKLPFPSRSFDFVISMDMLEHIAPENREEVLYEILRCSRRYAVIGIPCSISSERADYLINKVYLKRTGREYSGFTEHMKNGLPNHKEITDMIINVLMRLNRSYRIKIENNFNLKTWYYYWYFHISRNQIIMLLKNKMLLPFYPIIKYLNFGNWIYAKKHKNTHVDY